One segment of Hydrogenothermus marinus DNA contains the following:
- the topA gene encoding type I DNA topoisomerase: MAEKLVIVESPKKAKEIQKFLGKDFIVKATVGHFKDLPEKEMGIDFKTFKPKFIIKSSRHKKILSEIKKLAKDKEVYIATDPDREGYAIGYFMYEELKNKAKDIKRAEFHEITEKHIKDVIKKAPQFEKTNFGLFNAFLGRRVGDRVVGYTLSPYASKEIGGRFSVGRVQSPAVRLIVEREKEIKEFKPTPYYVLYVVLEKDNIKFNANYQKAKIEDKEEAEKIFNDIKDEKYAKAIKIEKKQVKQKPKAPFITSTLQQAANSKLRFSPEKTMILAQDLFESGLITYHRTDSVRISKEAISGIRQLIEKEFGKDYLPSRARSYKSKNTQADAHEAIRITNFVNLDQQKKLVEKKGLSEDHFKLLKLIYERTVASQMADAVYDRTTITFDIKGYEFRTTGSILRFAGYKKVYQEEETENIQTLPEIKKDEKVKKLDQKLEEKWTKPPPRYSEASLVKKLEELGIGRPSTYASIIKTIKDRGYVVKEGNALIPTENAFHLIDYLDKHYKWVIDYDFTKNMEQFLDYVEQNKKNWKDFVKELYEKSTKRDIKPISKKMLNYALDLAKKHGKDISDILDNPEALSKFIEEHKETKPTEKQIAYAKSLAEKTGLELPTDVLEDKEKIKKWINKAKKEAMKTYKLSEKQKAVLVKNGKEDLIDKPEKALKWLNSFFKKRRKK; the protein is encoded by the coding sequence TTGGCAGAGAAATTAGTTATTGTAGAATCTCCTAAAAAAGCAAAAGAGATTCAGAAATTCTTAGGGAAAGATTTTATAGTAAAAGCAACTGTAGGTCATTTTAAAGATTTACCTGAGAAAGAGATGGGAATAGATTTTAAAACCTTTAAACCTAAATTTATTATCAAATCATCAAGACATAAAAAAATTCTATCAGAAATAAAAAAACTTGCAAAAGACAAGGAAGTTTACATAGCTACAGACCCAGATAGAGAAGGATATGCAATTGGATACTTTATGTACGAAGAATTAAAAAATAAAGCAAAAGATATTAAAAGAGCAGAATTTCATGAAATAACAGAAAAACATATAAAAGATGTAATAAAAAAGGCTCCTCAGTTTGAGAAAACAAACTTTGGGTTGTTTAATGCATTTCTTGGAAGAAGAGTTGGAGATAGAGTTGTTGGATATACCCTTTCCCCTTATGCATCTAAGGAAATAGGTGGAAGATTTTCAGTTGGTAGAGTTCAATCTCCAGCAGTAAGATTAATTGTAGAAAGAGAAAAAGAGATAAAAGAGTTTAAGCCTACTCCTTATTATGTTTTATATGTAGTATTAGAAAAAGATAATATAAAATTTAATGCAAATTATCAGAAGGCAAAAATAGAAGATAAAGAAGAAGCAGAAAAAATATTTAATGATATAAAAGATGAAAAATATGCTAAAGCTATAAAAATAGAAAAAAAACAAGTAAAACAAAAGCCAAAAGCTCCTTTTATTACTTCAACATTACAACAAGCAGCAAACTCAAAGCTTAGATTTTCTCCTGAAAAAACAATGATACTTGCTCAAGACTTATTTGAAAGTGGGCTTATTACATATCATAGAACAGATAGTGTTAGAATTTCTAAAGAAGCAATATCAGGTATTAGACAGCTTATAGAAAAAGAGTTTGGTAAAGATTATTTACCATCAAGAGCAAGAAGTTATAAATCTAAAAATACTCAAGCAGATGCCCATGAAGCTATAAGAATTACTAACTTTGTTAATTTAGATCAACAAAAAAAATTAGTAGAAAAAAAAGGGCTTTCAGAAGATCATTTTAAACTTTTAAAACTTATTTATGAAAGAACAGTAGCATCTCAAATGGCAGATGCTGTATATGATAGAACAACAATTACATTTGATATAAAAGGATATGAATTTAGAACTACAGGCTCAATTCTTAGATTTGCAGGATATAAAAAGGTTTATCAAGAAGAGGAGACAGAAAATATTCAAACTTTACCTGAAATAAAAAAAGATGAAAAAGTTAAAAAATTAGACCAAAAATTAGAGGAAAAATGGACGAAACCACCTCCAAGATATAGTGAAGCATCCTTAGTAAAGAAATTAGAAGAACTTGGAATAGGAAGACCTTCTACTTATGCATCTATTATAAAAACAATAAAAGATAGAGGATATGTTGTAAAAGAAGGAAATGCTCTTATTCCTACAGAAAATGCTTTTCATCTTATAGATTATTTAGATAAGCATTATAAATGGGTTATAGATTATGATTTTACAAAAAATATGGAACAGTTTCTTGATTATGTAGAACAAAATAAAAAAAACTGGAAAGATTTTGTAAAGGAATTATATGAAAAATCTACAAAAAGAGATATAAAACCAATATCTAAAAAAATGCTTAATTATGCTTTAGATCTTGCAAAAAAACATGGTAAAGATATATCAGATATTTTAGATAATCCTGAAGCTTTAAGTAAGTTTATAGAAGAACATAAAGAGACAAAACCAACAGAAAAACAGATAGCATATGCTAAATCATTAGCAGAAAAAACAGGATTAGAACTACCTACGGATGTTTTAGAAGATAAAGAAAAAATAAAAAAATGGATAAATAAAGCCAAAAAAGAAGCAATGAAAACATATAAACTATCAGAAAAACAAAAAGCAGTACTTGTTAAAAATGGTAAAGAAGATTTAATAGATAAGCCAGAAAAAGCTTTAAAATGGCTTAATAGTTTCTTTAAGAAAAGAAGAAAAAAATAG
- the queC gene encoding 7-cyano-7-deazaguanine synthase QueC: MEKIIVLLSGGMDSATLLWLAKKQFKEVYAISFDYGQKHKVELDFAKQLAKIAGVKEHFIAEIPHLRNIKGNALTDKNIEVPTEKYPEEAPITTVPMRNLTFLSIAAAFCDVYEIENIGIGIHSIDSPYPDCRAEFASSAEAAINASSVMVEKKKNRIKVYTPFLGKSKIDILKLGLELGVPYDKTYSCYKGTIPPCGQCATCQQRKEAFKSVGLEDPSFT, translated from the coding sequence ATGGAAAAGATAATAGTACTTTTGTCTGGTGGAATGGATAGTGCCACTCTCTTGTGGCTTGCAAAAAAACAGTTTAAAGAAGTTTATGCTATATCTTTTGATTATGGGCAAAAACATAAAGTAGAACTTGATTTTGCAAAACAGCTTGCTAAAATTGCAGGGGTAAAAGAGCATTTTATAGCTGAAATTCCTCATTTGAGGAATATAAAAGGAAATGCTTTAACAGATAAAAATATAGAAGTACCTACAGAAAAATATCCTGAAGAAGCTCCAATTACTACAGTTCCAATGAGAAATTTAACCTTTTTATCAATAGCAGCTGCATTTTGTGATGTTTATGAGATAGAAAATATAGGAATAGGTATTCATTCTATAGATAGCCCTTATCCAGATTGTAGAGCAGAATTTGCGTCTTCTGCAGAGGCTGCAATAAATGCCTCTTCTGTTATGGTTGAAAAAAAGAAAAATAGAATTAAAGTTTATACTCCATTTCTTGGGAAAAGTAAGATAGATATACTAAAATTAGGTTTAGAGCTTGGTGTACCTTATGATAAAACTTATTCTTGTTATAAAGGAACAATTCCACCTTGTGGGCAATGTGCTACTTGTCAGCAAAGAAAAGAGGCTTTTAAATCAGTAGGCTTAGAAGACCCTTCTTTTACTTAA